CACACGGGCTCTTACTCGTCGTCCAACTGGGCGGCGACCTCGTCGGAGATGGACATGTTCGTGTACACGTTCTGTACGTCGTCGGAGTCCTCGAGGGCGTCGATCAGCCGCTCCATCTTCTTCGCCCCGTCGAGGTCCATCTCGACCTCCACCGAAGCCCGGAAGTCCTGATCCGCGTCCTCGACCTCGATGCCTTCCGCCTTCAAAGCGTCGCGCACCGCGTGCAAATCGGTCGGAGCGCACACCACCTCGAACTCCTCCCCCCGGTCGTTGACCTCCTCGGCGCCAGCTTCGAGTACCGCCGCGAGGACGTCATCCTCGCTCAGGTCCCCCTTCTGCAGCGTGACCACGCCGACGCGGCTGAAGAGGTAGGCGACGGAGCCGGACTCGCCGAGGTTGCCGCCGTTCTTCGACATCGCCGTGCGGACCTCGGTGGCGGCGCGGTTGCGGTTATCCGTCAGGCATTCCACGAGCACAGCGACGCCGTTCGCGCCGTAGCCTTCGTACATGACCGACTCCCAGTTGGCGCCGCCGGCCTCCTCACCGGAGCCGCGCTTACGGGCGCGCTCGATGTTGTCGTTGGGAACGGAGGCGCGCTTCGCCTTCGCGATCATCGTCTCCAGGGTGGGGTTACCGGCCGGGTCGCCGCCGCCAGAGCGCGCGGCGACCTCGATGTCCTTAATCATCTTGGCGAACATCTTGGCGCGCTTGGCGTCGTTGGCAGCCTTCTTGTGCTTGGTTGTCGCCCACTTTGAGTGGCCAGCCATGAGCTACATCCCCTTTCCCTCTAACCTAAAGCCCTCCGCGGGGCCTAATTAACGGTGTTCCAGTATACGCATGGCCGCACCAGGGGCGGCGTAGCCATTACCGGCCTCCTAACGCCCAGCTTCCGCCCGGGGAACGGAGGCGGCGCCCTCGCGCAGGTCGCGGGTGAGCCCCTCCTGCATGCACACCGCGACGAGGTTGCCGGCGGAGTCGTAGATCTTGCCCTGCGTCAGCCCACGGCCGTGGTGGGCCGAAGGCGTGGACTGGTCGTACAGCAGCCAGTCGTCGGCCCGGAAGGGGCGCAAAAACCAGATCGCGTGGTCCAGGGAAGCAAGCTGCACCTGGCGGCCCGGATGCGGGATCAGGGCGGTGTAGAGCAGGGTCATGTCGGACATGTAGGCAAGCGTGCACACGTGGAAAGTGTCTTCGTCCGGGAGCGGGACCTTGGACTTGAACCAGACGAGCTGCTGACCGGAGGCGTTCTTGTCGTGCTCGAATTCCTCCGGCGGCACGAGGCGAAAATCCCAGTCCGACCACTCCGAGGACAGGCCCT
This is a stretch of genomic DNA from Corynebacterium auris. It encodes these proteins:
- a CDS encoding YebC/PmpR family DNA-binding transcriptional regulator, with amino-acid sequence MAGHSKWATTKHKKAANDAKRAKMFAKMIKDIEVAARSGGGDPAGNPTLETMIAKAKRASVPNDNIERARKRGSGEEAGGANWESVMYEGYGANGVAVLVECLTDNRNRAATEVRTAMSKNGGNLGESGSVAYLFSRVGVVTLQKGDLSEDDVLAAVLEAGAEEVNDRGEEFEVVCAPTDLHAVRDALKAEGIEVEDADQDFRASVEVEMDLDGAKKMERLIDALEDSDDVQNVYTNMSISDEVAAQLDDE
- a CDS encoding acyl-CoA thioesterase, with translation MSTPAIQAVLDLERIDKNIYRGRAMHSTVFVRTFGGHVAGQALVAATRTVGEAMRVHSLHGYFLRAGAANSETIYRVSRPRDGRSFATRTVEAVQEGEVIFSMQASFHVTTDSGPDHQDPMRKVPPPNEVDPEIARAVQRFQGLSSEWSDWDFRLVPPEEFEHDKNASGQQLVWFKSKVPLPDEDTFHVCTLAYMSDMTLLYTALIPHPGRQVQLASLDHAIWFLRPFRADDWLLYDQSTPSAHHGRGLTQGKIYDSAGNLVAVCMQEGLTRDLREGAASVPRAEAGR